Genomic DNA from Colius striatus isolate bColStr4 chromosome 7, bColStr4.1.hap1, whole genome shotgun sequence:
TAAATgtgaaatggaaacatttgcCAAACTTTTGTTACATGTAAGGACTTTTTTAGAGTACACATCATTATTATGTCATTTTTAGAAGCATGTGAATTAATGAAAGTACTTTTTGCCTGTAAATCTACTAGTGGGAATCTTGAGAAATTGCAATTGTAGCAGTAGTCatagcattttaaattaatgcaATTAACTTCATATATTGTGAAAAGTGCTGATGTGATACTCCTGCTCATAATTTGTATTCTAACTAATGAGCTAAAGTACATATCCACAGCACATCAAGATTAAGTAGCTGAAAATTGGTAATTCCAGTATATTCAAATATTAATATCACATGCAAGAAGAATGAAAGTCAAATAGCTAATGAATGTCCTTATTTCAGATTCAAATGCTACTGCAGTATACTAAAAAATCCCATAGGTTCCTGTTTAAGTGATGAATCACTTCTTAAAGCTAGAAACAGCATTTTCTCAAATAAGATAGTCTTGATAATTGTCACTGAAATTACATccaaagagagaagaaattaaataaaataacctTACACACACCCTCCCTCTCATTCTTTTACTAACTATGACTAAATACCAAGTAACTATTTAAgatcagtgaagaaaaagataagatTTTAGCTTCAAAACAGATCAGGGGGTTATATGAGGGTGGCTGTCCCAGAATTCAAAAATCTGACAGTGGGACTTAGGCAGTCTCAGTTTGAGTTATGCTATAGTACAGGTTTAGAGACACAAAAGTTAATAGTGCAGGGTTAAAGCTAGTCTGTTTGGAAATCTTGGCTTTAATTCATAGATCCATTTGATTCCTCTAAACCTTAGAAGACATTAAgtccttctatttttttttttttttaatccatatcTTTAAATATGTCTTCAAAATTTCAGAACtagtgggtgctgtgtggaaGTGTAAGGGGGATGAGGTGGATGGGAAGATGGGAAGTGTTTTCTTAATACCTTTTGGAGCTTCCTAGAAAATCTAAGTTACTACCAAAGTGGTGATCTATGTCTTTATCTGTGGTCTACTTCAGCTGCCTTCAGAAACTCTGTACAGCTTTTATATCCTGTGATGCTTTATCTGTTACTTGGATATGTGATTAGATTGCATTaaacatcactttttaaaagtgGATGCTAGTTTTGAAAAGGAAGTAAGGGGTCATAGTATGTATTTTTCCTCATGGACAGCATTGATTCTGGGGAATTGACTTGAATTGCAGGGACTAGTCAAAAGTTACAAAAACTACATATTGCATCTGTTGACCTTATCAGGATAAAGTAGAAAGTTTTTGAGattaaattttcctttcataATCTTGATTAATGCTAGTAATGAGTCTGGGTTTGGTCTGTTTTCAGAGCACAGAATAATTTACCCTTGACATGTTGGATGCAGCTGAAAACCTTTGTGCATCCTCAGCACTTCGTAATGTTTGGAAGCAGTGACAACTTAAGAATAATTATTTTGCCTAAGTTTGCTCTTACCAAATTGTCAAAAAGAAACTGAACACTTCCTTTTCATTTATTGCAAAACTTAGTGTATCCCTTTCTCTGGCAGGAATTGACTTCAAGATCAGAACAATAGAATTagatggaaagaaaatcaaGCTACAAATATGGTAAGTAATCCAAAGTACTGTAAGTTTTCAGTGAGGATTGTATTAATCGTCATAGCTTTTGAGGCTTGGGGTACCAAAAGTTTTGTACCTTTTATTCCTTGACTGTCCATAAGATTTGTGCTTTCTTCGGTCTTGTTCTTGGAGTAGTTTTGCTTGAGTAACACAAGAAACAGCCTGTTCACATGCAAATGTTACAGTAGCTTCCCATTTTATCAAAAGCTGTCCTCTTAAATGCTCTTTTTTAGCTATACTGTGTGAAAAGGAAATCTTAACACCAGAGCTGTAAACTAAGATGTGCAACCTAATAATGTAATAGTTTCTGATACTTTGATACGTAGCTGTACTCAGAGGGGAAAAGGTGAGTGATAATGCTCCCACTCCTTGCATAGTGGGTTAGTAGAGATGAGTCTCCTGATAGCAGCAGGTGAGTATTTTTGGAGTAGCATTATTACCCATGCCAAACTGCTTAAGTACTCTGGTGAATATAGGGCTCATGTTGATTTCTCAAGTTCTAGCAAAGATAGTTGTGATACTAACATGCAGGCCAGCATTCTTGTGACTAAGGAAGTGAAGTGCCAGAATTGGTACAAATATTCTGTATAAGTAAAAAAACTGGTTTTGGTCAGGCCTTTGGGGTTCTGCTCCCCCTAGGTGTGACTGGTAGCCAAACACTTTGGTCATCTTGTTCACTTACAGGATACTGCTTTGAAGTCATCTAAGATAAATATTAGCACACTAAGGTATAGTGGCTGACTTCAATAGCCAACTGTGTGAGAAGATGCACTTTCCTAACATATTTCACTGAtgcatgttttaatttttgttcaATGCTGGACTCAAATGCATCAGAGCTGCATCTACAGGCTGTGTAGTGCagagttttattgtttttatgaCAACTTAAATGCTTTTGTGCCATATTTATGGAGCTGTTATAACCACTGATATAAAGAGGATAGCTTGAGGACAAGGAAGATGGTGAGAGGTTAAGAAACTTGTGTAAACAGCTTCTACATggtattttttcttaatgagTATCAATACATTGTTACTCAGTTTAAAAAGATATCTCTAAGTACAAAAGAGTGTAAAGATCACCTCCAACAAATACTCATTTTCGCTGAATTTTAGGGATACAGCAGGCCAGGAGAGGTTCCGCACAATTACGACAGCTTACTACAGAGGAGCCATGGTGAGTACTCTCACTTCAGAAAAACGCTAGGCACAACTAGTGTAACTGGTTTGCTCTTTGAAAGGTTACACCATATAAGTCTTTAGCTGAAGAATTGGATAATTGTCACTTTGGAGGTGGGGAATAAAATTTGTGGTTTGACTggaggctttttgttttgtgggttttttttattttcattttttaaacctACTGGTACTTTGTCTAGTCCTGTTTTTGTGACAAAATTTCAAGACCTATTGTCTCTTAATGGAATTAAAATTCTACAGATTATAATAAGAAGCCAGTTGCCAAGCTTtaatcagacttttttttttaatgcagtcaACCccttaatatttaaaatgtttgaaaaataggtcatgaattattttaatattaaaagtcTGTTTCACTAAATTACTTTTCCTTCAGCCAGTAGAGAATGCAAAATCTGGGCTACAAATACAGTCTACAGTCCTACAAAAgctactgttatttttttcctccattgaGAATGACTGACCTAGAGCCTTCAGTCTTTGTGGTACAACTGCTTGTAATGGTTCTTAATGTAGTGATTTGAGATACTTTATGTTGGGACACTGTTAATTTCAACTTGCTGATCACTAGGTGTGCTGCTACTGCAGGTTCTTACACTTTGTATGAACAGGTCTGTTCCATACATAGTCTGGCTTTGGGTCCAAACAACTCCACTGTTAAAAAACACAGATGGGAAGAAAGAGTAATTGGTTGTGACTCTGTTAGAGCTTCCCTACTTAGAAAGGTTTTGGCATTGACATGGTCTTCTCCCCACCTCCCAGTCAGTTTTCTTTGTTCTACAAAGAATGACTGGAAAGGCAATAAGGAATGGAGGTCAATCTGGCAATCTGTCCTTAATGCATCTGTTGGGTGGTTTCCCATGCTTTGCTAATTGTTGAGAGCCCATGCTAGTGTATGTACATAGCTGTCTGAAGGAGCTAAAGCCTCTGGGAGAGCACTTTGTGTCAGCTTTGCTCTAAGTATTTACTGCCCTGGCAGATTGGATCTCACAGGTTTGTCATCTTTGACTGCTTAAAGGTTCTGCTTCTAAAATTGACTTTAAAAATCCTGGTTGCTGTTGTAGTAGAGTTTCTAAACTTTTCCTGACTGTAGGCTAATAATTTAAACGTCATATAGGTCATGTGTTTGACcttaaacagcagcaaaatatgTTAAATAGTAATATTTGAGTAAATTCTCAGCAATGGCATAATGCTTTGAGAAAGGATTATAGGTGCTTAAGTAGTATGTTGAATTTCTAGCAAGTTTGATCAAACCAAAGGCATACATCAAAAGTCAACCAATACTGTGAGCTTGTCTAACTAGATTTTCCTGATTTTATTTAGGGAATTATGCTGGTGTATGACATCACAAATGAAAAGTCTTTTGACAACATTAAAAACTGGATAAGAAACATAGAGGAGGTAGGTGCTTTGGAAAGTACTTCTTACTCGTTCAACTAATTATCAAGTAATTACTTGCTTTCATTACAGCAGCCAACCCATATGGCCAATTTTAGACTGAGCAGTGAATGCAACGGTGATTATTAATGGCGAAATATCCCATTTATCTCAGAATAGAAGGTAGAAAAGTTTATAAATTAAGCATAAATTGTTTTGAAACTGCTCTTACtatttgacttttcttttttcacttttggGTCTAAAGAATGGGAAGGAGCAAGATCTTAAGGTGTCTACCTTTCACTGAAATTATGACAGATCTATCTAAAGTCAGTTGTTATTCTGttgtgtgtctgagagattttTGATCTTTTTGTTTGGTCTTGGGTAAGATTCCTTCCTGCTACCTTATTgtaagcactggcacaggctgcccagggaacgtgcggagtctccttccttggaggtcttcaagacccgcctggactcattcttgtgtgacctgatctaggttgacctgctctgcaggggggttggactagatgatctctaaacgtcccttccaaccctgccattctatagttctaaaggtcccttctaacccctaccattctatgattttaatgGGACATACTGTCAAGTAGGGATAGCTCCTTATGAAGTTAGAGGAGAAGGCTTAATGTCAATGAAGCTGTAGCTAGGTAACAGAACCTTActggttttctccttttttttttttttttccttaaacatAAAATCCATGGACTTTTTTTTAGTATTGTTCTTTAGCTCTTAAGCAAAATTTCTGTGTTAGTGACCAATTTGATCCAATAGTGACTGGGCCAGAAGAGTTTTCTTGTTGAAGTTCTCTAGCTGAAGTGATTATTGcttaaaaattcttttgttaataatctactttaaaaatgcaaatatacCACATCATGATACTCCAACCAAATATCGCAGGTGTCCATGTGCCACTGAAGTAAAGATGGTACTGTTACATTTCCACAAGAGCCAAATGCCTGAGCATGTGCATAACCTGGTTCAGAGCTCATGGTACTGTATTTGATGTGTAGTAATATTCAGGCAAATTTTACCTATTTATTTACCTATATTTTTGACTATTGGCAAATTTCAACCTATTTTAATATTCAGTTATTAAATTACCCATGTCAAAAGTCAGTCTCTTTCTCAGTAATCCTTTCACATtaggtagctttttaaaaacaaaatattcagtTGTGGATGAGTTTGACACTAGAATCTTTTAAATAATGATGCACTTTGTTGGTGagagattacttttttttctttcagcatgcCTCTTCAGATGTAGAAAGAATGATCCTGGGCAACAAATGTGATATGAATGAAAAAAGACAAGTCTcgaaagaaaaaggggagaaGGTAATTTTTCGTGACTTACCTTCTTTAGATGCCTATGTTTCTTAGGATTTTGGCTGAGGGGATAAGTATTTGGTATGTTTTAGGCATATGAGAGATAATGGGCTCAAACCTCTTGTTTCAAAAACTTTTATGTAATGTAGGATGACAGATTGAgttgaggtttgttttgtttttaaataacacTTGTCATCAAGTTTGAATAAACTTAATGATGCTGTTGGCTTGAGAGGAAGATACTGTAAAGAATGTTACTATAGCATGAAGTATTCTAAATCTCAATATAAAGCTTTGTATATAGTTTGATCATGTTTTACTCAATTCACCATGGTGGTTACTTATTCCTGTCGTTATCATTATTACTTAAGCTTAAATAATTAGTTGGTGTGAAGAACAAACAGGCAAGTAAGAATACTATAAAATCTATTATGTACACAACTAAAGTAGAAATGAAgatagtttggttttgtttttaaagcttaaCGCAACATACAGCATCTACAGTGTTATATACTTCTGTGAAACATTCCTTTTACAAAGGAACTTCAAAAACTTTAACTTCTCTTCCAGTTAGCAATTGATTATGGAATCAAATTTTTGGAGACAAGTGCAAAATCCAGCATAAATGTGGAAGAGGTAAGAGATTGGTGTTACGCTTAGCTATGTTTATTGAACTACTACTGTGGAGACATGTTTCATGATCTGCTGGACTTTCTGACGTGATCTGGGGCCTGAAGTTCCAGCTGTGCTCCTGGGATCTCCAGTGTTGTTACATGTTTGGAGAGGCACTGTAAAATCAGCGATTCTTGTTTTCTGGTCATGTCTGGAATTGTTTTTCAGATGAGTATTAAGAGTCGTTTACTGTTATTTTAGATTTTAGACTTCTGTGTCTTGCTATTTAAATCACTATAATTAGTTAAATACTGTTGGACAGATAATAGGTGTAACACTAGAACAATGCTTTGTACTGGTAATTGGATTCAAGATTCTCTACTTTCAGAATTACATGCTACTGTGTCAAGGAGCCTTCAGGTTACTGCTAAATACATGCTACGCGGATGAGGCTGAAGATTTGTATATTAACCTGGAACGTCAGGACAGACTGTCATAAGCAGAtattagaggagaaaaaagactTAAAATTATCTATAGACTTGCAATCTGTTTTCccaaaaataaattttgtgcTAAAACTACAAGATTCCTATTTATAACAGCATAGGGAAATAGAATTGGAAGGAAGAGTAGTTCATCTCCAGTCTATCTTACCATAAATCATTCTTATCACCTCAGGGAGGGTGGAGGAAGGATCTTAACTCTATGAAAAGTGGACA
This window encodes:
- the RAB8B gene encoding ras-related protein Rab-8B isoform X2 — encoded protein: MAKTYDYLFKLLLIGDSGVGKTCLLFRFSEDAFNTTFISTIGIDFKIRTIELDGKKIKLQIWDTAGQERFRTITTAYYRGAMGIMLVYDITNEKSFDNIKNWIRNIEEHASSDVERMILGNKCDMNEKRQVSKEKGEKLAIDYGIKFLETSAKSSINVEEAFFILARDIMTKLNRKMNDNSSSGAEECNAILFPAETEEF
- the RAB8B gene encoding ras-related protein Rab-8B isoform X1; this translates as MAKTYDYLFKLLLIGDSGVGKTCLLFRFSEDAFNTTFISTIGIDFKIRTIELDGKKIKLQIWDTAGQERFRTITTAYYRGAMGIMLVYDITNEKSFDNIKNWIRNIEEHASSDVERMILGNKCDMNEKRQVSKEKGEKLAIDYGIKFLETSAKSSINVEEAFFILARDIMTKLNRKMNDNSSSGAGGPVKITENRSKKSSFFRCTLL